A region from the Coffea eugenioides isolate CCC68of chromosome 9, Ceug_1.0, whole genome shotgun sequence genome encodes:
- the LOC113782178 gene encoding uncharacterized protein LOC113782178, whose translation MYDLQLVVVVEPKLRVESITNIRIKLGMDCCLFNLWGSVWIFYRSLFTCQITGESPQHLTIRVKSHFFQDFITLSCIHAKCTEQERENLWNALLGDKPDFNPWFLIGDFNVVINTEEKRGGLPFRPSEGSEFLNFMTMAGVCDAGFSGSRYTWCNNRSGTARIWKRLDRLLLCGRALELPYQIMVQHLGRDPSDHAPLLLSVDTKLDNKPKPFRFLNIWTTHPGLLGVIKDCWAQPVNGSPLQVLALKLRNVKNALKQWSRTTFGDIFQGARDAERMVTEAETAYDLDPTEQRRSELHHARARLRRALIVEEGFWKQKARVRWLSDGDRNTKYFHSLVTERRHRAVIHRIKDTAGEWIDEECQIGEAAVGFFKELFTAEGGLPCLTGLQIIPKLITDQENSRLTDIPSLTEVKDIVFAMDGESTAGPDGFTGKFFTFAWEVVALDIYRAVISFFCGAELPRSITATSIVLLPKVENPQDFKQFRPISLCNFTNKIISKLLSTRLAIILPRIISPQQSGFVQGRQITDNFLLAQELVADIKKSNRGGNVVIKLDMMKAYDRVSWPFLLQVLRYFGFSETWIDMIWRLISNIWFSVLVNGGSHGFFKSSRGLRQGDPISPALFVIGAELLSRALNKLPTQRGFTPFKVPPHCPIITHLAFADDVIIFSSGSRSSLHLIKRVLEDYSEVSGQRLNPQKSCFLTHPRSPAQRTAVVNQVLGYNRRVFPIRYLGCPLYDGRSKTIYYTDTYNAVANRILSWKNQILSSGGKVVLIQSVLASMPIHLLAAASPPKGMLMALEKLFAKFLWGSLNLGNKYHWISWADLCRPKDEGGVGLRGLMQVYDSFSIKLWWKFRQQQSLWAKFMLQKYCAGQHPCLADIGHRGSQAWRRMVTMQRFGEENITWIVREGALDFWHDNWMGSGALCNKVDVFHDHSVVDFVDRRVWNVGMLHQFLDGELVRQVLELDPPSGRGNDRMVWTLTNSGVFSTASAYSLISHSNDTSWLFARIWQQGLPVKISFFMLRLLQGRLPLMDRLKRFGVYGPSKCFCCQNPQEEALNHVFCSGEGARSVWRQFESTAGEFSGVHTTRHMVWSCWVRRGTNDRVKFLQNILPSVVCWVLWKIRNEGVFEDRKMRIRDTVTRIVQLLHDFLQSRFPGVQCSAPTWEGLLLELGSHQRRMIIKPVYWVTPCGGYKLNSDGCSRGNPGRSGGGGLVRDSRGNFVFGYAEPFGVITSMQAELRALLWGVRHCVIRGYLELHLEADSLTLVQIVQGTSACPWRLQRDLDELMIFKQSFQSITHCYREANTPADHLANFGADACAGHVFNTFSDLPLLVRGAIRLDRLGLPTFRTRCLA comes from the coding sequence ATGTATGATCTTCAATTGGTGGTTGTTGTTGAACCTAAATTGAGGGTGGAGTCAATCACTAATATTAGAATTAAATTGGGGATGGATTGTTGCTTGTTCAATCTTTGGGGTTCTGTTTGGATTTTCTACCGGTCGTTGTTTACGTGTCAGATTACAGGGGAGTCTCCCCAACATCTAACTATTAGAgttaaatctcatttttttcaaGACTTCATTACTTTATCTTGTATACATGCGAAGTGTACGGAGCAGGAAAGAGAAAACTTGTGGAATGCACTTTTGGGGGATAAACCCGACTTCAACCCTTGGTTTTTGATAGGAGATTTCAATGTGGTCATAAATACCGAGGAGAAGAGGGGTGGATTGCCATTTAGACCGTCGGAGGGATCAgaatttttgaatttcatgacgaTGGCCGGTGTCTGTGATGCGGGATTCTCTGGTTCAAGATATACCTGGTGTAATAACCGTTCGGGAACGGCGCGGATATGGAAACGTCTGGACCGCTTACTTCTATGCGGGCGTGCTTTAGAGCTTCCATACCAAATCATGGTGCAACATTTAGGACGTGACCCGTCGGATCATGCTCCATTATTGTTGTCGGTGGATACGAAACTAGATAACAAACCCAAGCCGTTCCGTTTCTTAAACATCTGGACTACTCATCCTGGTTTACTGGGGGTTATCAAGGATTGTTGGGCTCAACCAGTCAATGGTTCTCCTTTGCAAGTATTGGCCTTGAAGTTGAGGAATGTTAAAAATGCCCTCAAGCAATGGTCTAGAACGACATTTGGGGATATTTTTCAGGGAGCACGTGATGCCGAACGTATGGTAACAGAGGCTGAAACAGCATACGACCTGGATCCTACTGAGCAACGGCGGAGCGAGTTACATCATGCTCGGGCTCGGTTACGCAGAGCGCTTATAGTTGAGGAGGGTTTTTGGAAACAAAAGGCGCGGGTAAGGTGGCTCTCGGACGGAGATAGGAACACCAAATATTTTCATTCCTTGGTCACGGAAAGGAGGCATAGGGCAGTAATTCATCGGATCAAAGATACCGCTGGAGAGTGGATCGATGAGGAATGCCAGATTGGGGAAGCAGCAGTGGGTTTCTTTAAGGAGCTTTTCACAGCAGAGGGGGGCCTTCCTTGCCTTACTGGTCTGCAGATCATACCGAAATTGATAACGGACCAAGAAAACTCACGGTTAACGGACATTCCATCTCTTACAGAAGTTAAAGACATAGTCTTTGCTATGGACGGAGAGAGCACAGCAGGGCCGGACGGGTTTACAGGGAAATTCTTTACCTTTGCTTGGGAGGTAGTGGCTTTGGATATATACCGTGCGGTTATCAGCTTTTTCTGCGGCGCTGAACTACCTAGGAGTATCACGGCTACTTCAATTGTGTTGTTACCCAAAGTGGAGAACCCCCAAGATTTCAAGCAATTTCGGCCAATCAGTCTATGTAACTTCACTAacaaaatcatttccaaacTATTATCGACAAGATTGGCGATAATATTACCCCGGATTATATCTCCACAGCAAAGTGGGTTTGTCCAAGGGAGGCAGATTACAGATAATTTCTTGTTAGCCCAAGAGTTAGTAGCGGATATTAAAAAATCAAATCGGGGTGGCAACGTGGTCATCAAGTTAGATATGATGAAGGCTTATGATAGAGTCTCATGGCCCTTTCTACTACAGGTGTTACGGTATTTCGGGTTCAGTGAAACTTGGATAGACATGATATGGCGCTTAATATCGAATATTTGGTTTTCGGTGCTTGTAAATGGCGGTTCACACGGCTTTTTCAAATCTTCACGGGGTTTACGGCAAGGAGATCCCATTTCACCAGCCTTATTCGTTATTGGAGCTGAGTTGTTGTCTCGAGCCCTCAACAAGCTACCCACACAGAGAGGATTTACTCCGTTTAAAGTGCCTCCTCATTGTCCTATAATTACGCATTTGGCATTCGCCGATGACGTGATTATCTTTTCTAGTGGCAGCAGGTCATCCCTACATTTGATTAAACGAGTTCTGGAAGATTATAGTGAGGTATCAGGTCAGCGGCTCAACCCTCAGAAGAGTTGTTTCCTTACTCATCCACGCTCACCAGCTCAGAGGACAGCGGTTGTTAACCAGGTATTGGGATATAATAGAAGAGTATTTCCGATACGGTACCTTGGTTGTCCCTTATATGACGGAAGGAGTAAGACGATTTACTATACGGATACATATAATGCGGTGGCGAATCGCATTTTGTCTTGGAAGAACCAGATTTTATCGTCAGGGGGCAAGGTGGTATTGATTCAGAGCGTGTTAGCCTCTATGCCAATTCATTTGCTGGCAGCCGCGTCCCCTCCAAAAGGGATGTTGATGGCCCTAGAGAAATTGTTTGCCAAGTTCTTGTGGGGATCCTTGAATTTGGGGAACAAGTACCATTGGATCAGTTGGGCAGATCTGTGTCGGCCGAAGGATGAAGGGGGTGTAGGCCTGCGGGGGTTGATGCAGGTCTACGACTCATTTTCCATTAAACTCTGGTGGAAATTCCGGCAACAGCAATCATTATGGGCAAAGTTTATGCTCCAAAAGTATTGTGCAGGGCAGCACCCTTGTCTTGCTGATATTGGTCATCGGGGATCCCAGGCTTGGAGGAGGATGGTCACAATGCAGCGTTTTGGGGAGGAGAATATTACTTGGATAGTTCGTGAGGGTGCTTTGGATTTTTGGCATGACAATTGGATGGGGTCAGGAGCGCTTTGCAACAAGGTGGATGTCTTCCATGATCATTCCGTGGTTGATTTTGTAGATCGACGGGTCTGGAATGTGGGCATGCTCCATCAATTCTTAGATGGAGAACTGGTTAGGCAGGTTCTGGAGCTTGATCCTCCTTCAGGTAGGGGCAATGACAGAATGGTGTGGACATTGACGAACTCGGGTGTTTTTTCCACTGCATCGGCTTACTCATTGATCAGTCATTCCAATGACACCTCTTGGCTTTTTGCCCGTATATGGCAGCAAGGCCTTCCAGTCAAGATCTCTTTTTTTATGTTACGACTACTACAGGGGAGGCTCCCTCTTATGGATCGACTAAAGAGGTTTGGGGTCTATGGCCCATCTAAATGCTTCTGTTGTCAGAACCCTCAGGAAGAGGCCTTGAATCATGTATTTTGCTCAGGAGAAGGGGCACGATCGGTCTGGCGTCAATTCGAGAGTACTGCTGGTGAATTTAGTGGGGTGCATACAACACGTCACATGGTGTGGTCTTGTTGGGTAAGGAGGGGAACTAATGACCGTGtaaaatttttacaaaatataCTTCCTTCGGTAGTATGCTGGGTTTTGTGGAAAATAAGGAATGAAGGGGTGTTTGAAGATCGGAAGATGAGGATAAGGGATACGGTGACTCGGATTGTTCAGCTTcttcatgattttcttcaaTCACGGTTCCCGGGGGTGCAGTGTTCTGCTCCTACATGGGAAGGGTTACTTCTCGAGTTGGGTAGTCATCAAAGGCGGATGATTATTAAGCCAGTTTATTGGGTAACTCCGTGTGGAGGTTATAAGTTGAACTCAGATGGATGCTCTCGGGGAAACCCAGGAAGGAGTGGGGGGGGTGGACTTGTGCGAGACAGTCgaggaaattttgtatttggaTACGCGGAGCCCTTCGGAGTGATAACTAGCATGCAAGCAGAACTTCGAGCGTTGTTATGGGGAGTTAGACATTGTGTGATTCGAGGGTACTTGGAGTTACACTTAGAGGCAGATTCTCTCACCCTGGTTCAGATTGTTCAAGGGACTAGTGCGTGTCCTTGGCGTCTACAGAGAGATCTGGATGAGTTGATGATATTCAAGCAGTCTTTCCAATCCATCACACACTGCTACAGAGAAGCAAACACACCGGCAGATCATCTGGCAAATTTTGGTGCTGATGCTTGCGCAGGTCATGTGTTTAATACATTTTCAGATTTACCACTATTGGTCAGGGGGGCTATTAGATTAGATCGATTGGGACTTCCTACGTTTCGTACACGGTGTCTGGCATGA